One Rhizobium sp. NRK18 genomic window carries:
- the fusA gene encoding elongation factor G: MAREYKIEDYRNFGIMAHIDAGKTTTTERILYYTGKSHKIGEVHDGAATMDWMEQEQERGITITSAATTTFWKGRDGKMRRFNIIDTPGHVDFTIEVERSLRVLDGAIALLDANAGVEPQTETVWRQAEKYHVPRMIFCNKMDKTGADFYRSVEMIKTRLGATAVVMQLPIGAEADFKGVVDLIEMNALIWRDESLGAQWDVVEIPEDMKAKAEEYREKLIETVVEIDEEAMEAYLEGEMPDNDKIRALVRRGTIDVKFHPMFCGTAFKNKGVQPLLDAVVDYLPSPLDIPAIKGVDVKTEAEIERHADDEEPLSMLAFKIMNDPFVGSLTFARIYSGKLEKGSSVMNTVKEKRERVGRMLQMHSNSREDIEEAYAGDIVALAGLKETTTGDTLCDPLKPVILERMEFPEPVIQIAIEPKTKGDQEKMGLALNRLAAEDPSFRVKTDHESGQTIIAGMGELHLDIIVDRMRREFKVEASVGAPQVAYRETITRTHEEDYTHKKQSGGTGQFARVKIIFEPNPDGEDFVFESKIVGGAVPKEYIPGVQKGIESVLSSGPLAGFPMLGVKATLIDGAFHDVDSSVLAFEIASRACFREAAKKAGAQLLEPMMKVEVVTPEDYVGDVIGDLNSRRGQIQGQESRGVAVVINANVPLANMFKYVDNLRSMSQGRAQYSMVFDHYAPVPSNVATEIQAKYSGQK; the protein is encoded by the coding sequence ATGGCCCGCGAATATAAAATCGAAGACTACCGCAATTTCGGTATCATGGCGCACATTGACGCCGGCAAGACGACCACGACCGAGCGTATCCTTTACTACACCGGCAAGTCGCACAAGATCGGTGAAGTTCATGACGGCGCTGCCACCATGGACTGGATGGAGCAGGAGCAGGAGCGTGGCATCACGATCACGTCCGCTGCCACCACGACCTTCTGGAAGGGCCGTGACGGCAAGATGCGCCGCTTCAACATCATCGACACCCCCGGCCACGTTGACTTCACCATCGAAGTCGAGCGTTCGCTGCGCGTTCTCGACGGTGCCATCGCACTGCTCGACGCCAACGCCGGCGTTGAGCCGCAGACGGAAACCGTCTGGCGTCAGGCTGAGAAGTACCATGTTCCGCGCATGATCTTCTGCAACAAGATGGACAAGACCGGCGCCGACTTCTACCGCTCGGTCGAGATGATCAAGACCCGTCTCGGCGCGACTGCTGTCGTCATGCAGCTGCCGATCGGCGCTGAGGCCGATTTCAAGGGCGTCGTCGACCTGATCGAAATGAACGCTCTCATCTGGCGCGACGAATCGCTCGGCGCTCAGTGGGACGTCGTTGAGATCCCGGAAGACATGAAGGCCAAGGCTGAAGAATATCGCGAAAAGCTGATCGAGACCGTTGTCGAGATCGACGAAGAAGCGATGGAAGCCTACCTCGAAGGCGAAATGCCCGACAACGACAAGATCCGCGCTCTCGTTCGTCGTGGCACGATCGACGTGAAGTTCCACCCGATGTTCTGCGGCACCGCCTTCAAGAACAAGGGCGTTCAGCCGCTTCTCGACGCCGTCGTCGACTACCTGCCGTCGCCGCTCGACATTCCGGCGATCAAGGGCGTTGACGTCAAGACCGAAGCCGAGATCGAGCGTCACGCTGACGACGAAGAGCCGCTGTCCATGCTCGCGTTCAAGATCATGAACGACCCCTTCGTCGGTTCGCTGACCTTCGCCCGCATCTACTCCGGCAAGCTCGAAAAGGGCTCGTCGGTCATGAACACGGTCAAGGAAAAGCGCGAGCGCGTCGGCCGCATGCTGCAGATGCACTCCAACTCGCGTGAAGACATCGAAGAAGCCTATGCAGGCGACATCGTTGCTCTCGCTGGCCTCAAGGAAACCACCACGGGTGACACGCTCTGCGATCCCCTGAAGCCGGTTATCCTCGAGCGCATGGAGTTCCCCGAGCCGGTCATCCAGATCGCCATCGAGCCGAAGACCAAGGGCGACCAGGAAAAGATGGGCCTCGCGCTCAACCGCCTGGCAGCCGAAGATCCGTCCTTCCGCGTGAAGACGGACCACGAGTCGGGCCAGACGATCATCGCTGGCATGGGCGAACTGCACCTCGACATCATCGTCGATCGCATGCGTCGTGAGTTCAAGGTTGAAGCATCCGTCGGCGCGCCGCAGGTTGCCTACCGCGAAACCATCACCCGCACGCACGAAGAAGACTACACGCACAAGAAGCAGTCGGGTGGTACCGGCCAGTTCGCGCGCGTCAAGATCATCTTCGAACCGAACCCGGATGGCGAAGATTTCGTCTTCGAATCCAAGATCGTCGGTGGTGCTGTTCCGAAGGAATACATCCCGGGCGTTCAGAAGGGTATCGAAAGCGTTCTGTCTTCCGGTCCGCTGGCTGGCTTCCCGATGCTCGGCGTCAAGGCGACGCTCATCGATGGCGCCTTCCACGACGTCGACTCCTCGGTCCTGGCATTCGAAATCGCTTCCCGCGCCTGCTTCCGTGAAGCAGCCAAGAAGGCCGGTGCTCAGCTCCTCGAGCCGATGATGAAGGTTGAAGTTGTCACGCCGGAAGATTACGTCGGTGACGTGATCGGCGACCTGAACTCCCGCCGTGGTCAGATCCAGGGCCAGGAAAGCCGTGGTGTTGCCGTTGTCATCAACGCCAACGTTCCGCTGGCCAACATGTTCAAGTACGTCGACAACCTGCGTTCGATGTCTCAGGGCCGCGCCCAGTACTCGATGGTCTTCGACCACTACGCACCGGTTCCGTCGAACGTCGCGACCGAAATCCAGGCGAAGTATTCCGGCCAGAAGTAA
- the rpsL gene encoding 30S ribosomal protein S12: MPTVNQLIRKPRQAQVKRNKVPALQENPQKRGVCTRVYTTTPKKPNSALRKVAKIRLTNGFEVIGYIPGEGHNLQEHSVVMIRGGRVKDLPGVRYHIIRGVLDTQGVKNRKQRRSKYGAKRPK, translated from the coding sequence ATGCCTACCGTAAACCAGCTGATCCGCAAGCCGCGTCAGGCACAGGTAAAGCGCAATAAAGTGCCTGCTCTGCAGGAAAACCCTCAGAAGCGCGGCGTTTGCACCCGTGTTTACACCACGACCCCGAAGAAGCCGAACTCGGCTCTGCGTAAGGTCGCCAAGATCCGCCTGACCAATGGCTTCGAAGTCATCGGCTACATTCCGGGCGAAGGTCACAACCTGCAGGAACACTCCGTCGTCATGATCCGTGGCGGCCGCGTGAAGGACTTGCCGGGCGTGCGTTACCACATCATCCGCGGCGTTCTCGACACCCAGGGCGTCAAGAACCGCAAGCAGCGCCGTTCGAAGTACGGTGCGAAGCGTCCGAAGTAA
- the rpsG gene encoding 30S ribosomal protein S7: protein MSRRHSAEKREINPDPKFGDLVVTKFMNAIMLHGKKSVAESIVYGAFDAVEGKMKQEPVAIFHQALDNVAPHVEVRSRRVGGATYQVPVDVRPERRQALAIRWLIAAARKRNEPTMIDRLCGELMDAANNRGSAVKKREDTHKMADANRAFSHYRW, encoded by the coding sequence ATGTCCCGTCGCCATAGTGCAGAAAAGCGTGAGATCAACCCGGACCCGAAGTTCGGTGACCTCGTCGTTACCAAGTTCATGAATGCCATCATGCTTCATGGCAAGAAGTCAGTTGCTGAATCCATCGTCTACGGCGCGTTCGACGCCGTCGAAGGCAAGATGAAGCAGGAGCCGGTTGCGATCTTCCATCAGGCACTCGACAACGTTGCTCCGCACGTTGAAGTGCGTTCGCGCCGCGTCGGTGGTGCGACCTACCAGGTTCCGGTCGACGTTCGTCCGGAGCGCCGCCAGGCACTCGCGATCCGCTGGTTGATCGCTGCTGCCCGCAAGCGCAACGAGCCCACCATGATCGATCGCCTCTGCGGCGAACTCATGGATGCGGCCAACAACCGTGGTTCTGCAGTGAAGAAGCGCGAAGACACGCACAAGATGGCTGACGCTAACCGCGCATTCTCCCACTATCGCTGGTAA
- a CDS encoding transcriptional regulator produces MIAFPDNDNAPDEPIVFIIIGKAYRIKGDEGMEIHIMLAAPDDDTAVRTALDALAQEGFAEADLDQIGTLDGMPDEEPHASAYQGVLEGEVAIIRFD; encoded by the coding sequence ATGATTGCATTTCCGGACAACGACAATGCGCCCGACGAGCCGATCGTCTTCATCATCATCGGCAAGGCGTATCGCATCAAGGGCGACGAAGGCATGGAGATCCATATCATGCTGGCCGCACCCGACGACGATACCGCGGTGCGCACCGCTCTCGACGCGCTGGCCCAGGAGGGTTTCGCCGAAGCCGACCTCGACCAGATCGGCACCCTCGACGGCATGCCGGACGAAGAGCCGCACGCCTCCGCCTATCAGGGCGTCCTCGAAGGCGAAGTGGCGATCATCCGCTTCGACTGA
- the rpoC gene encoding DNA-directed RNA polymerase subunit beta': MNHEVMNLFNPQVPAQHFDQIRISIASPEKILSWSYGEIKKPETINYRTFKPERDGLFCARIFGPIKDYECLCGKYKRMKYKGIICEKCGVEVTLSRVRRERMGHIELAAPVAHIWFLKSLPSRISTLLDMTLKDVERVLYFENYIVTEPGLTALKENQLLSEEEYMLAVDEYGEDQFTAMIGAEAIYEMLASMNLEKIAGELRSDLADTTSDLKQKKLMKRLKIVENFIESGNRPEWMIMKVVPVIPPDLRPLVPLDGGRFATSDLNDLYRRVINRNNRLKRLIELRAPGIIIRNEKRMLQESVDALFDNGRRGRVITGANKRPLKSLSDMLKGKQGRFRQNLLGKRVDYSGRSVIVTGPELKLHQCGLPKKMALELFKPFIYARLDAKGYSSTVKQAKKLVEKERPEVWDILDEVIREHPVLLNRAPTLHRLGIQAFEPTLVEGKAIQLHPLVCTAFNADFDGDQMAVHVPLSLEAQLEARVLMMSTNNILHPANGQPIIVPSQDMVLGLYYLAIMNQNEPGEGMVFSDMGELHHALETKAVTLHAKIRGRFKTVDENGNPVSKIYETTPGRMIIGELLPRNVNIPFDICNQEMTKKNISKMIDTVYRHCGQKDTVIFCDRIMQLGFTNACKAGISFGKDDMIIPETKAKIVGDTETLVKEYEQQYNDGLITQGEKYNKVVDAWGKATEKVAEDMMARIKAVEFDDNGRQKPMNAIYMMSHSGARGSPNQMRQLGGMRGLMAKPSGEIIETPIISNFKEGLTVNEYFNSTHGARKGLADTALKTANSGYLTRRLVDVAQDCIVIHNDCGTDTGLTMTAIVDAGQVVASLGARILGRTALDDIDNPVTGERIVDAGKMILEADVVEIEKAGIQSVRIRSALTCEIQTGVCQVCYGRDLARGTPVNIGEAVGVIAAQSIGEPGTQLTMRTFHLGGTATVVDQSFLEASYEGTVQIKNRNMLRNSEGNLIAMGRSMAVTILDERGVERSSQRVAYGSKIFVDDGDKVKRGQRLAEWDPYTRPMMTEVTGTVHFEDVVDGISALEATDESTGITKRQIIDWRSTPRGTDLKPAMVIKDASGNIIKLPRGGEARLMLSVDAILSVEPGQKVSQGDVLARIPMESAKTKDITGGLPRVAELFEARRPKDHAVIAEIDGTVRFGRDYKNKRRIVIEPAEDGVEPVEYLIPKGKPFHLQDGDYIEKGDYILDGNPAPHDILAIKGVEALASYLVNEIQEVYRLQGVVINDKHIEVIVRQMLQKVEITDAGDSQYIVGDNVDRIELDDVNDALIEEGKKPASGDPVLLGITKASLQTPSFFSAASFQETTKVLTEAAIAGKTDTLQGLKENIIVGRLIPAGTGRTMTQIRRIATSRDDLILEERRKSTGADTATPMLRDMAASDATPAGE; this comes from the coding sequence ATGAACCATGAGGTCATGAATCTTTTCAACCCGCAGGTGCCTGCACAGCACTTCGACCAGATCCGGATCTCGATTGCGAGCCCCGAGAAGATCCTGTCGTGGTCGTACGGTGAGATCAAGAAGCCGGAAACCATCAACTACCGTACGTTCAAGCCGGAACGTGACGGACTCTTCTGCGCGCGCATCTTTGGCCCGATCAAGGACTACGAGTGCCTGTGCGGCAAGTACAAGCGCATGAAGTACAAGGGCATCATCTGCGAAAAGTGCGGCGTCGAAGTCACGCTGTCGCGCGTTCGCCGCGAGCGCATGGGCCACATCGAGCTCGCTGCGCCCGTCGCCCACATCTGGTTCCTGAAGTCCCTGCCGTCGCGCATCTCGACCCTGCTCGACATGACGCTGAAGGATGTCGAGCGCGTTCTCTATTTCGAGAACTACATCGTCACCGAGCCGGGCCTGACGGCGCTGAAGGAAAACCAGCTTCTTTCCGAAGAAGAATACATGCTGGCCGTCGATGAATATGGTGAAGACCAGTTCACGGCGATGATCGGCGCCGAAGCCATCTACGAAATGCTCGCCAGCATGAATCTGGAAAAGATCGCCGGCGAACTGCGTTCGGATCTTGCCGACACGACGTCCGATCTGAAGCAGAAGAAGCTGATGAAGCGTCTGAAGATCGTCGAGAACTTCATCGAGTCCGGCAACCGTCCGGAATGGATGATCATGAAGGTCGTTCCTGTGATCCCGCCGGACCTGCGTCCGCTCGTCCCGCTCGACGGCGGCCGTTTCGCGACGTCCGACCTCAACGATCTGTACCGCCGCGTCATCAACCGTAACAACCGTCTGAAGCGGCTGATCGAACTGCGCGCACCGGGCATCATCATCCGTAACGAAAAGCGCATGCTGCAGGAATCTGTCGATGCGCTGTTCGACAACGGCCGCCGTGGCCGCGTCATCACCGGCGCCAACAAGCGTCCGCTGAAGTCGCTGTCCGACATGCTCAAGGGCAAGCAGGGCCGCTTCCGTCAGAACCTGCTCGGCAAGCGCGTCGACTATTCCGGCCGTTCGGTCATCGTGACCGGTCCGGAACTCAAGCTGCACCAGTGCGGCCTGCCGAAGAAGATGGCGCTCGAACTGTTCAAGCCGTTCATCTACGCCCGCCTCGACGCTAAGGGTTACTCCTCGACCGTCAAGCAGGCCAAGAAGCTGGTTGAAAAGGAACGTCCGGAAGTCTGGGATATCCTCGACGAGGTCATCCGCGAGCATCCGGTTCTCCTGAACCGCGCGCCGACGCTGCACCGCCTGGGCATCCAGGCCTTCGAACCGACCCTGGTCGAAGGCAAGGCCATCCAGCTGCATCCGCTCGTCTGCACCGCCTTCAACGCCGACTTCGACGGCGACCAGATGGCCGTTCACGTGCCGCTGTCGCTCGAAGCCCAGCTTGAAGCCCGCGTGCTGATGATGTCGACGAACAACATCCTGCACCCGGCCAACGGTCAGCCGATCATCGTGCCGTCGCAGGACATGGTTCTCGGCCTCTACTACCTGGCGATCATGAACCAGAACGAGCCGGGCGAAGGCATGGTGTTCTCCGACATGGGCGAACTGCACCATGCTCTGGAAACCAAGGCCGTCACCCTGCACGCCAAGATCCGCGGCCGCTTCAAGACGGTCGACGAGAACGGCAACCCGGTTTCGAAGATCTATGAAACGACCCCGGGCCGCATGATCATCGGCGAACTCCTGCCGCGCAATGTCAACATCCCGTTCGACATCTGCAACCAGGAAATGACCAAGAAGAACATCTCCAAGATGATCGACACGGTCTATCGCCATTGCGGCCAGAAGGACACGGTCATTTTCTGCGACCGGATCATGCAGCTCGGCTTCACGAATGCCTGCAAGGCCGGCATCTCGTTCGGCAAGGACGACATGATCATTCCGGAAACAAAGGCGAAGATCGTCGGTGACACCGAAACCCTGGTCAAGGAATACGAGCAGCAGTACAACGACGGCCTGATCACTCAGGGCGAGAAGTACAACAAGGTCGTTGACGCCTGGGGCAAGGCCACGGAAAAGGTCGCCGAGGACATGATGGCTCGCATTAAGGCCGTGGAGTTCGACGACAACGGTCGCCAGAAGCCGATGAACGCTATCTACATGATGTCGCACTCGGGGGCCCGTGGTTCACCGAACCAGATGCGTCAGCTGGGCGGCATGCGCGGCCTCATGGCCAAGCCGTCGGGCGAAATCATCGAGACGCCGATCATCTCGAACTTCAAGGAAGGCCTGACCGTGAACGAGTACTTCAACTCGACGCACGGTGCCCGTAAGGGTCTGGCCGACACCGCTCTGAAGACCGCGAACTCCGGTTACCTGACCCGTCGTCTCGTCGACGTGGCCCAGGACTGCATCGTCATTCACAACGATTGCGGCACCGACACCGGTCTGACCATGACGGCTATCGTCGACGCCGGTCAGGTCGTGGCTTCGCTCGGAGCGCGTATCCTTGGCCGTACGGCGCTGGACGACATCGACAACCCGGTCACTGGCGAGCGCATCGTCGACGCCGGCAAGATGATCCTCGAAGCCGACGTCGTCGAAATCGAGAAGGCCGGCATCCAGTCCGTCCGCATTCGTTCGGCATTGACCTGCGAAATCCAGACGGGCGTCTGCCAGGTCTGCTACGGTCGCGACCTTGCACGCGGTACGCCGGTCAACATCGGCGAAGCCGTTGGCGTCATCGCCGCTCAGTCGATCGGCGAGCCGGGCACGCAGCTCACCATGCGTACGTTCCACCTTGGTGGTACGGCAACCGTGGTCGACCAGTCGTTCCTGGAAGCCTCGTACGAAGGTACGGTGCAGATCAAGAACCGCAACATGCTGCGCAACTCCGAAGGCAACCTGATTGCCATGGGCCGCAGTATGGCCGTCACGATCCTCGATGAACGCGGCGTTGAGCGTTCCTCGCAGCGTGTGGCCTACGGTTCGAAGATCTTCGTCGACGATGGCGACAAGGTGAAGCGCGGCCAGCGTCTCGCCGAGTGGGACCCCTACACCCGTCCGATGATGACGGAAGTCACGGGTACCGTTCACTTCGAAGACGTTGTCGACGGCATCTCCGCCCTCGAAGCGACCGACGAATCGACCGGCATCACCAAGCGTCAGATCATCGACTGGCGTTCGACCCCGCGCGGGACGGACCTCAAGCCGGCCATGGTCATCAAGGATGCTTCGGGCAACATCATCAAGCTGCCGCGTGGCGGTGAAGCTCGCCTGATGCTCTCGGTGGACGCGATCCTTTCGGTCGAACCCGGCCAGAAGGTTTCCCAGGGCGACGTGCTTGCACGTATCCCGATGGAAAGCGCCAAGACCAAGGACATCACCGGTGGTCTGCCGCGCGTTGCCGAACTGTTCGAAGCACGTCGTCCGAAGGATCACGCCGTCATCGCCGAGATCGACGGTACGGTTCGCTTCGGCCGCGACTACAAGAACAAGCGTCGTATCGTCATCGAGCCGGCGGAAGATGGCGTCGAGCCCGTCGAGTATCTCATCCCGAAGGGCAAGCCCTTCCACCTGCAGGATGGCGACTACATCGAAAAGGGTGACTACATCCTCGACGGCAACCCGGCACCGCACGACATCCTGGCGATCAAGGGCGTGGAGGCTCTGGCTTCCTACCTCGTCAACGAAATCCAGGAAGTCTACCGACTGCAGGGCGTTGTCATCAACGACAAGCACATCGAAGTGATTGTCCGTCAGATGCTCCAGAAGGTCGAGATCACCGACGCCGGCGACAGCCAGTACATCGTCGGCGACAATGTCGATCGTATCGAGCTCGACGACGTCAACGATGCGCTGATCGAAGAAGGCAAAAAGCCGGCTTCGGGCGATCCGGTTCTGCTCGGCATCACCAAGGCTTCGCTGCAGACGCCGTCGTTCTTCTCCGCGGCTTCGTTCCAGGAGACGACGAAGGTTCTCACCGAAGCGGCGATCGCCGGCAAGACCGACACGCTGCAGGGCCTGAAGGAAAACATCATCGTGGGTCGTCTGATCCCGGCAGGTACGGGTCGCACCATGACGCAGATCCGCCGGATCGCAACGTCGCGCGACGATCTGATCCTCGAGGAACGCCGCAAGTCGACCGGCGCGGACACGGCAACGCCGATGCTGCGCGACATGGCCGCAAGCGACGCGACGCCGGCCGGCGAATAA